Proteins encoded by one window of Channa argus isolate prfri chromosome 1, Channa argus male v1.0, whole genome shotgun sequence:
- the trmt2b gene encoding tRNA (uracil-5-)-methyltransferase homolog B, whose product MTLLTTYRMSVIFIKRKILYPLRKPCRLFSTDDAILVEKRRSQLKSGWTKSRKKPHRSDHLSWEERLADVVTPLWRQSYDEQLELKQKHQEMILSQLSLDLLGDFQSQFSFPVRSNLSFPVLPILPSPVIYGYRNKSTFSVNRGIDGNPKTVGFYVGTGREGTIVCVNGDHLLNMPEKHKQVARCYQDFIRLSSLEPCLLFHTGGHWREITVRTNAEGHTMAIVYFHPQKLTPDEVAVHKAELLDYFTKGPGSICQLDSLFFQESTMTRCTHEASPYQLLHGRPHIYDEVLGFKFRISPDAFFQVNQTAAEVLYRTVRHLCFPKAGEDRERTKVGGTLLDVCCGTGAIGITISPRVDKVIGVELIEQAVEDAKHNAALNSVLNCEFLPGKAEVVLPGLMSQLSLGGGSLTAVVNPARAGLHHRVVRALRNQSAIRRLVYVSCKPDGEAMRNFRELCFAPDQQKKITGEKFSPTLAVPVDMFPHTPHCELVILFER is encoded by the exons ATGACTTTGCTAACTACATACCGCATGTCAGTCATATTTATCAAACGCAAGATCCTGTATCCTCTTAGAAAACCCTGTCGGTTGTTTTCAACCGACGACGCTATTTTAGTTGAGAAGCGGAGATCGCAATTAAAGAGTGGGTGGACAAAAAGTCGCAAGAAACCTCATAGGAGTGATCATCTGTCCTGGGAGGAAAGGCTTGCGGATGTGGTCACCCCTTTGTGGAGGCAGAGTTATGATGAGCAACTTGAACTTAAGCAGAAACACCAGGAAATGATATTGTCTCAGCTCTCCCTGGATCTTTTAGGTGACTTCCAGTCACAATTCTCATTCCCTGTCAGGAGTAACCTCAGTTTCCCTGTCCTGCCTATTCTGCCATCACCAGTTATATATGGCTACCGCAACAAGTCTACATTTTCTGTCAACAGAGGAATAGATGGAAATCCAAAGACTGTTGGCTTTTATGTGGGCACAGGCAGGGAAGGAACAATTGTCTGTGTCAATGGGGACCACCTGCTAAACATGCCGGAGAAGCACAAACAGGTAGCCAGGTGCTATCAAGACTTTATTCGCCTGTCTTCTTTGGAGCCCTGCCTGCTTTTCCACACTGGGGGTCACTGGAGAGAGATCACAGTGAGGACCAATGCAGAGGGCCATACAATGGCTATAGTGTACTTTCACCCACAGAAGCTAACCCCAGATGAGGTTGCAGTCCATAAGGCTGAACTTCTGGATTATTTCACAAAGGGTCCTGGATCAATCTGTCAGCTGGACTCACTGTTCTTTCAGGAGAGCACCATGACCCGCTGCACTCACGAGGCATCCCCTTACCAGCTCCTGCATGGTCGGCCACACATATATGATGag GTGCTGGGCTTTAAGTTCCGCATCTCTCCCGATGCTTTTTTTCAGGTGAACCAGACAGCTGCTGAAGTGCTGTATCGGACAGTTAGACATCTGTGCTTCCCAAAAGCTGGGGAGGacagagaaagaacaaaagttGGTGGTACACTTCTAGATGTCTGCTGTGGGACAGGTGCCATTGGCATTACTATATCTCCAAGAGTGGATAAAGTTATAGGTGTAGAGCTCATAGAACAGGCTGTGGAAGATGCCAAACACAATGCAGCTCTTAACAGTGTACTGAACTGTGAGTTTTTGCCTGGGAAGGCAGAGGTGGTGCTACCTGGTCTTATGTCTCAGCTGAGCCTCGGCGGTGGAAGCCTTACTGCTGTGGTAAACCCTGCGCGAGCTGGCCTGCACCACAGAGTGGTCCGAGCTTTACGAAACCAATCTGCTATTCGTAGGCTGGTGTATGTTTCCTGTAAACCAGATGGAGAAGCCATGAGAAACTTTAGAGAGCTGTGTTTTGCACCTGACcagcagaaaaaaatcacaggAGAGAAATTTTCTCCAACTCTGGCTGTGCCTGTGGACATGTTCCCTCATACTCCTCATTGTGAATTGGTGATACTTTTTGAGAGGTAA